AGTATCTTTTTTAACAGGAGCGGTGACAGAATTTTGTTCCGCCGTGGGCACAATATTGTCGATCGCGGATTCTGCTTGGGCAACAACCAAACCACTGCTACCGAGGAGACTGACACTACCCAAGAGACAGAGACTTTGGGCTGGTAAGCTTTTGTGCCATGGTTGAGGTGGGCGATCTTTGTCAGAGTTTTGGCGCTGCGTCATTGGTTCTCTGGTGTTGTGTGAATTAGCTTAAACAAATTATCTCTGTGTTTTCTCAGTCCAAATTTGAAAGTTACTTAAAAATTTGGCTAAGAGGCATCAATTTTAGGCTTTAGATTTGAGATTGGGAAATGAACCCGAGGAAACAGGGAATGGTTATTCAGTTAATTTACAGAACAAACCTTCTCCTTTCTCCCTTCCTGAATCAACACTGTTTTTATAACCCAAACTGATTGTACCGGGCTGAAGGCAAATTTCTGATGTGATTAATTTTTTAAATTGGGGCGTATCCATACGCACACATAATTCTCCTTGAGGATTAACACCAACTACAGTCCCTGATTCTTCATTGACAGCAACGCGATCGCCAATATTAATCAGTAACTCTAGATAGTGCGACATTAATATATTCACACCTTCTTGGAAAAAACACTGTATACCGGACTCTATTCCCCATAAAACTTTTGCTGCCAGACTTTCTAAATCCGGAATCTGGTGGGAATTGTTTGCCCTTTGCCAGCTTTGTAAGCTAATTCCTGTTTCTGGCACTTGATTATCCCAATTAATCCCGACACCAATCACCGCTTGAGTAATCTTACCCTGTTGTATCTTGGTTTCTGTGAGAATACCGCCTAACTTACGCTGATTAATCACCAAATCATTGGGCCATTTTATCCCCACTGGTACTCCCTGCTGTCTTAATCCCTGGGCGATTCCCCAAGCTGTAGCAAAGGTAAGTTGATAGCTATTACTGGCAGCAATTTCCGTTTGTAATGCCACAGAAAGATATAGTCCCCCACCTGGGGAAACCCACTGTCGTCCCCATTGTCCCCGCCCCGCAGTTTGCTGAGTCGCAATCACAACAGTTCCAGTTTTCGCTCCTGCGGCTAGATATGACCACAGTGCTTTGTTTGTAGAATCAACAGTCTCTAGTATATGTAGAGAAAATGGTATGTGAGTAGACTTCGATTCTTTTTGTAACGCCAATTCTAATTTGTCTCGATTTAATCCCACAGAGTCCACCAAAAGTTGCAATTTTTCTTGTCTTGAGGGTGTGAATTCTTCCTATTCCTGCCCTCTACTACCCATTACCTATTCCCTATCTCCAATTCCTGTTATCTTAAGTACCGCAGTTACTGTTCCTGTATTACCATGCTCCATACTTGGCAATGGCAAAATTGGGAAGGGATGCCCTACCTAACTTGCAGCATTTTAGAAGACTTTACCCATGGTTTTTTTACACAGCAGTTTTGGTTGCGTCCTCCGGAGGAATTGACGAAGATATTGCATCCAGAGGCTTTAGGATACCGTTTGAAGCAGGTACATGGCAATACGGTGCTGACACCCAGGGAAATTACTAATTTATTAGCTAATTCTGAAAATTCAGAAAATACTGAAGAAGTCAAGCTGGCAGAGGGGGACGGTTTAATGAGTGAAACATCTTTGCAAGCTGTCTGGGTCGCTTCTGCTGATTGTACCCCGGCGTTGATTGGGGATATCGTTACTGGGCAAGTTGCGGCAGTTCATGCTGGTTGGCGAGGAACCGCAAGGAAAATTATTCCCCAGGCAATTCACCGTTTGCTCACGACTGGAAGCAAGCTAGAAAATTTGCGGATTGCTCTTGGTCCAGCGATCGCCCCAGAAGTTTATCAAGTTTCTACTCAAACCGCTTTGGAAGTTGGAGCCAGTATTATACCACAAGATGATGCAAATTTACTGTTGGCAGCATTGGAATCTTTGCCCGATTCTCCCATTCTTCCCGACCCTCATCCTGACAGGTTACGTTTGGATGTGCGGCGAGTCAATGCTTTACAGATGGAAGGCTTAGGGATTAGTCAAGAACAAATAGCGATCGCCCCCTATTGCACTTTTCAAAGTCCAGAATATTTCTTTTCCTACCGTCGGGAAAAACTCAAAAAAGTTCAATGGTCAGGGATTGTCAGTCGCTAATTCTGTTTGACCTCTCTTTCTTCAGGCAAGTACTACAACTAAAATCAACCATATTGACTGCCCAAGGAGGTGATTGCCAATGCTTGCCTGAAATATCAGCACCTTGACCCCACACTGACCAAAGCTCTACCACCGCAGCTAAATATGAATATTACAAAAGTTAATAATTATCTCAATATTTAATCGCAAAAATGCAACAAAAAATTGCGAAATATCATCCAATATGAACTATGATTTAGTTAATCTTGAAACAGACAAAAAGCTCTTTTTAAGTAAAGTTTCATTGCAAAAATATTCCTCTCAAAAAAACAATGTTATTCTAATAATTGAAGCTAAATAAAAGCTTCCCTGGCAGATAAAGCAGCTAGATTGTAAAGTCCAAAATTGAAGAGGTAAAAACGCTGTTACATTTAAATCTGTCTCGTTTAAACAAAAAACAACAACACCCAACTCGAAACTTGATATTTCCTCAGCTATCGTAAATCAGGGGGCGCTGTTACTGCTTCACAGATGATGTGAGTGTGAAAGTACATCCCTGGCTAGAATGAACAATAAGAGGAAATAACTCATTCAGTAGATGCTTGGGTGTTGTTGTTTTTTGTTGGATAAATATATAGTTATGTGAATATTGCATCGGGGCTAATGGCGGTGTGACTCAGAGATTGACATCAAAAGATTATCGAGGCATGTCAATCATAAATCCTCAGCCAAAGGCAACTCTTCTAGTTTGGTGTTCCCACCGACAGTTCTCCACTCTGGGGCTAATCAGACTACTCTTTCCTCAGTACAGCTTGACCATACCTTGTTTCCAGAGTGCTGAAAGTTGTTAATTGAAGGACAAATTGCACTCTATACATGATATTTGTATAACAGCGACTTAATCTACTAAATGTCCAGTGAAACAGCTGTATCGATTTCAGCGAAATTTTGAGCGCCATCAGGGTGACTAGCTACAGAGTCAATGTAGTGATGCTGCTTTGTTGTGGCGATCGCCTGGATATTACCTATCAACACCCATTGACCAACTGAACGCTGGAGGATACAAAGGCAATTATTTCCTAAATCTTGTCTAAAATGCGTTTCCAGGGCGAAGTGGAGTGTTCTAGGCAAAATCCAACTTTCAGCTTGCTCCTAGAGCAAAAATATGGCTGTGAAACTAGTTAGAGATTAAGTGTCGCATCCTTAGCTGTGTTGAGCATCAAAATCTTTAAAGGGGAAAGATGTTAAGAAGATTTATTGGCATTTTTGTCGCTACTGTACTACTGACGTTTCAGTTCGTAGTCAATAGTGCCTCTGCGGTAGAACTGGACGAAACAACCCGTAGCGTAAAATTAAACGATAAGGGTGACAATATTGTCCTGAGTCTAAAACAGGTTAAAGAAGGTAAACAATTATTTCAATTTGCTTGTGCCCAATGTCATGCAGGTGGTGTCACCAAAACCAACCAAAACGTTGGATTAGACCCAGAAACCTTGGCTTTAGCAACTCCCCCTCGCAATAATATCAACAGCTTGGTGGATTACATGAAAAATCCCACCACCTATGATGGAGAGGAAGAAATTTCGGAATTGCATCCTAGTACAAAGAGTGCAGACATTTTCACCGAAATGCGCAACTTAACCGACAAAGACTTGGAAGCGATCGCAGGACATATCCTCCTGCAACCCAAGATTGTCGGCGACAAATGGGGTGGTGGTAAGATTTACTACTAAAATCCAGATATAAATTGTTTCCAAGAGTCAGTGGGTGATGAATTTTCAGATTTAATTCCCCTGACTCTTAATTGTGGCTGAAAGTAATCAGATATATTTCACACTTAATTATTCAGCACTCTTTTTCCCCTCAGGAAAAGTTAGTTCCAGTTTCAAACAATTCCCACCATCAACTTGTAACTGATACTCAACTTTATCCATCAGGCGATTAATAATTAACCAACCATAACCACCTTCCTGTTTTTCCACAGGACTTGGCGGTGCATAGTCAGAGGTATCATAACCTTCACCACGATCCCAAATTTCGATCGCCAAATCTCGTTCTTTGAGTTCTAAACGAATCAAAACTGGCAAATAGGGCTGTTCCTTATGGGCATGGCGAACAACATTTGAATAGGCTTCTACTAGCGCTAAGCGCAGTCTACCGACTTGTTTTGACCAGTCTGTAGATTCTTTGAGTTGCACTTCCAAACATCCGAGTAACCAATTTTCGACAATGGTTAAAAACTTCAAGTCACTTGGTACGTGAAGCTCACTTTTCATTGCTTATAAAACCTCCAGTGAGAGTATAGTTTGGTCATCTTCTTGGGTATGGTTATCAGCTTGGATACGTGCTAGTAAATGGTCAAGTGATAAGGGCTTTGGTTCTTGTTTTAAGAGTTGCCATAAACCTTCAGAGTTCAACATCGAAGGTTTCGCACAATCAGTATTGCCCTGAGATGCATCCGATGTATCTGTTGTTTTGACTACCATTGCTTCCGTGATACCATCACTTGCTAACAACAAAATATCTCCAGAATTCAGAGATACCTGACCAAATTTAGCTTGCCATTGTGTTAGGATGCCCAAAGGAATACCACGCACTTTTAAGTAATTTGGTTCACTGATGGTCTCACCTAGAGGCGACCAAATAATTGGATAGATATGACCAGCATTAGCATAAACTAGCTCTTTGGTGGTAGGGGTGTATCGGGCGATAAACAGAGTGATAAAGCAATTATTGCTAATCAAATCCTCACCTAGAGCATGGTTCAGATTTTGCATAAGTACATTTGGCATTGCCGGAGTTTCTTGGGAAAGCTCCCGTCGCAAGACAGAAATCGCACTTGCCATAAATAAAGCAGCAGGAACACCCTTACCAGAAACATCTCCCACTGCCAACCATAAGTCACCTTTAGGGTGAGCAAAGACTTCAAAAAAATCTCCTCCTACCTCACGAGCAGGATAGCAACAAGCTTGAATTCTGACTTCAGGAACTTCTGGTAGAACTTGGCGCAGCAAATTATTTTGAATTTGACGAGCTACCTCTAGTTCTGCATGAATTTGTTGTTGTTTTTCCTGTAGACGTTGATAGAGTTTTGCCTGGGAAAGGGCAAGAGCAGCTTGTTCTGCAACCCCAGTCATCAGTTGAATTTCTTCTTCTTGCCACTGGCGATCGCTTCCTTGGTGACAAACATATAAAATTGCCAACAAGTGTTGTTGATAGGTAAGTGGTATAGCTATTTGATGACAGCTATTTTCGTGATGACTACTACTAATTTGATATTCATGGCTAGCTAAAACCTTCTCAATTAAGGGAGTAGTATCAATTGATAAATTGTATATATTTTTACTATTTTCATAAAAGAAAGATTCTGGTGTCAGGCGATCGCCATCCACTGGTCGAATCAGGCAATAGCTGGCATCAAAGGACTTACCAATCGTATCTACGATGTTTTCCAGCATACTGTGGTAATCGAGGGAACCACGAATTGCTGTAGTCATCCCATTGAATAACGACTCTCGCCGCAGGGTACGTTGTAGTTCGTGGATGCGTTTCTTTACCACCCGATAGGTATCAGCAGCCTGATCCACAATCAGCTTGAGATTCTCTGGCTTCCATGGCTTGGTGATATATTTAAACACCTGACCAGCGTTGATGGCATCTACTAAATCTTCGACATCGGTAAAACCAGTCAGCAAAATCCGGATGGTATCAGGAAAACGCTCTACTGTCAGACCCAAAAATTCAGTACCATTCATTTCAGGCATTCGCTGGTCTGTAATGATTACAGCCATTTCCCCCTCTTTCTCTAGGATGTCAAGGGCAGTTCGAGCGTGAGTCGCTTTGAATACCTGAAAATCCCGTCTAAATGTTCTATAGAGTAGTTCTAGGTTATCTGGCTCATCATCTATTACCATGAGCTTGAGTTTAGGGGTCTCTGTATCAGTCATATTTGACTTTTCTTGTGAGATATGATAGCGACAAGAGAGGTTTTCAAGCCATCCTGCCATTAATATGTAATGAGTAAGTTATCTAAGTAGTATAGACCACTCATTTTTAACATATAGTTTTTGAAAATGCGTAAAATCACGCCCAATATCCAACTGTTCCCGGTTCTCTGTCCTCTTTCCCTAATTCTATTTATCGGCTCCGACCTAAAGATACAGCACTCGCCGTTCGTTGCTAAGATGGGGTAAAGCGGAATCATTTCAAATCCAGATAGGTGAATCAGAAGACCATGCCTTCGGAAATTGCGGTTGAAAAGAAAAAATTAAAAAAGCCACCCTTGGAGTTGCATTTTTTAGGCGATCGCGTCCTGCGTCAACCGGCTAAACGCATAGCAAAAGTTGATGAGGAAATCAGGGAAATCGTACGACAGATGCTACAAACTATGTATAGTAATGATGGCATTGGTCTGGCAGCGCCCCAAGTCGGGATTAATAAGCAATTAATCGTTATCGATATCGAACCGGATAACCCTGCTAACCCTCCCCTAGTTTTGATCAACCCCAGTATCAAACAATTGGCTGGTGAAGTCTGCGTTGCCCAAGAGGGTTGCTTGAGCATTCCTGGTGTTTATATGGATGTCAAGCGTCAAGATGTATTAGAAATTGCCTATAAAGATGAATATGGTCGCCCTCGGACTTTGAAAGCCGATGGGTTGCTATCGCGTTGCATTCAACACGAAATGGATCACCTAAACGGTGTTGTTTTTGTCGATCGCGTCGAAAATTCCCTGGCTTTGGCACAGGAGTTATCAAAGAATGGCTTTTCTCAACAAGCAGTCAAACCAGTCACCTAGGGAGAATACGTAGTTATGTACATGACACCAAAAAGTGGCATCTTTCTGGGTGCTGCCTGTATTACGGCGATCGCAGCGGTGGGTTCGATTTTTGAACTCTCTTCTGGAACACCAGATTTAGGCACTCAAACAACAGCCATCATTCTGGCTTTGAGCATTCCTCTGACAGTATTATTGTTCTTTGCTGCTGTTAAAGATACCAAGGCAAATATCAAATAGATTTTAGCAAAAAGCCAAGCCTGATAAATATGTATGGAGTGCGGGCAATGTTCGAGTTAACTCACGCCGAAGTCTTGCCCGCTTATTTGTAGTCAAAATAACTGGTAAATGAAGCATACCGACCTGATGCTGAGATAAATAGAAATTATTTCCTCGCTTCTGGTTGAAGATTTTGCGTATTTCGTGGAGAAAGGGCAAAAGTCTTGTAGGTACTACCCCAGAAATTATTATTACTATCATTCGGTATACCATCCGCAGTTAAAAGGGCATTGGTATCGCTACCATCATACTTCCACAACCAAGCACAAACGCTTACACCCATTTTTTGGGCAGCTTGCAGAAAAACCCTAGGATTCATCAATTCAGAGGCATTCAGAGGGGCAACCTCACCAAATAATACGACAAAACCTCCTTGTTGCAGCCGTTGTATACGTTCTTCCATGATTTCCTGGGGTTGCCACAACCATTTTTCGTAGGCGTGAATATCAAAGGCAATGTTGATACGATTTTTTAATAACTCTGCCCCTCGCTGTAAAATTACCCTTTCGTCTTGTCCAGTCTCTGCACCTGGAACCAGAATAATATTGGTGGCTGCGATACTACGGATATTGTCTACCATTGTCTGCATATCTTGTAACCACAGAGCATCCGAATAACCGTTTAAACCTTGCCAATCATAGGGTTCATTCCAAACCTCAAACCAAACATCAGGCTGATTCTGGAAGTATTGAGCAACCTCTCGATAGCGTTTCTGATAATCTTGCCACCATTCTGTTTGTGATGGATTGCGACCAAGAAATTTTGTTTTCCTGCTGCCATCCCAACCAAAGGGACAGAGAATTGTTACTTTGCCGTGGGCACGATTTTCCTGGACAATTTTTTGTAGCGGGTGCAACCAGACTCCCTCCTCTGTCTGGATAGCATCTTCTCCTTGGATGGGGTTGTCACGAAAGTTACCGATAAACTCACGCACCATATCTAATCCCCACCCCTGCATATCCTGACTGCTACCACCAAAGGTGTGCATAGCATTAACTCCACGCCCCACGTAGGGTTGATTATTTTTCATCAACATACCCTGAGCAACTTTGTACTGAGATGGAGGGGAATTACTGGTAAGGGATTGTACAGGGAAAGAGAAGGAAAGGATGAGAGATAGTAGGGCGATCGCCTTCCAAGACACCCTAGGGATAAAACTCAGAAAACGCGGCATACTTTTGGCAGGAGAAGGGGAGGGAAGGGACATGGGAGTAAAAGTATTTTTTGTTGCCTCTTTTTCTAACTCCGATTATCAATTTGTGCTCGTTGTAAACTGCCAGAAAAGTCTACATATACTGTCTTCCACTCGGTAAAGATATCTAAAGCAGTGCTTCCCGCTTCTCGGTGTCCATTACCCGTTCGTTTCACACCCCCAAAGGGTAAATGCACTTCTGCACCAATTGTCGGACCATTGATATAGGTGATTCCGGCTTCAATATCCCGGATTGCGGCAAAAGCACGATTAATGTCGCGGGTATATATAGAAGAAGATAATCCATAATTTGTATTGTTAATGATGGCGATCGCCTCGGCAAAATCATTAACTTCCATTACAGCAACTACGGGACCAAAAATTTCTTCCTGAGCAACTCGCATCCCTGGAGTCACCCCATCCAAAATCGTCGGTAAGAAGAAATAACCTTTTCCTAGTTCTCCCTCCCTAGCGATATCACCACCCATTACCACCTTTGCTCCCTCTTCACGGGCAATATCTATGTACTGCCGCACCTGTTGTAATTGTCTGTGATTAATTATCGGTCCAATTTCCGTATTGGGGTCAATTGCTGCACCTAATCGTAACTGACTCGCCCGTGATTGCAACATCTGAGTAAATTTTTCCTTGATATCGCGGTGCAAAATTAACCGACTAGTGGCAGTACAACGTTGCCCTGTCGTACCAAATGCGCCCCAGATCGCCCCCTCTAAAGCTAATTCTAAATCCGCGTCTTCCATGACAATCTGGGCATTTTTCCCACCCATTTCCAAACATACGCGCTTATGGCTACGTCCACAAATTCCCCCCACCTCAGCTCCCGTCTGGGAAGAACCTGTGAAAGAAACTAAATCCACATCTGGGTGTTCTACTAAGGCTTTACCTACTTCTTCCCCAACTCCGTGAACTAAATTTACCACTCCTGGGGGGAAACCTGCGGCGGCAAAAATTTCTATTAATTTCGTTGCACAAGCAGGGGTATCTTCCGCAGGCTTAAGAATTACAGTATTCCCACAAACTAAAGCCGGCATTGCTTTCCAGCAGGGGATGGCTACGGGAAAATTCCAGGGTGTAATTAATGCACAGACACCAATGGGCACCCGTACCGTCATGGCGAACTTATTCGGCATTTCTGAGGGTGTCGTTTGTCCGTATAATCTTCGCCCCTCTCCAGCACTATAAAAGGCGCAATCGATACCTTCCTGGACATCTCCCCTAGCTTCTGCTATGGGTTTGCCCATTTCTTGGCTGATGAGTTGGGCAAGTTCTTCTTTATACTGAGTCAGAATTTCTCCGACTTTAAATATATATTCGGCTCTGGTGGGAGCTGGAATCTGTCGCCAGGTTTGATAAGCATGACGTGCAGCAGCGACGGCGGCATTGACATCTGGAGAATTGGAGCGGGGAAAGGTGGCAACAAGTTCTTCCGTATTCGCAGGATTACGACTTTCTAGAGTATCTGATGTTATGGCATCCAACCATTGACCATTGATATAGTTTTGGCATCTAAAAGTCATGGTTAAGACCTCCGATTGTGTATCAAGCTTTGCCTTTAGTTTCGCTCCTATTTTTTGGCAGCGTCAACCCTTTTCCCTACGGGATGCTCGCGAACAGTGAATCTAAAATTCAAAATTAATACAGCGTGAGCGTTTCGTTGATTGAATGATTGCTTTATTTCCGCTCCCTACTCCTTACTCCTTACTCCCGACTCCCGACTCCCGACTCCCTACTCATTAGCAATGATTCCTACTTTAGTTGTAGATTAAGTTTAGGTGTGAAGTGACAATACTCAGGTGATTCTCTGATATTTACCTCACACCAGAGAAAACAACAACTCAGAGATATAAAAAGTTATGACGGTGGAGTCCCAAGTAAATAGTATAGAAAATGACATTTTCTCTACGTTGGGAGATGTAACTATTCCCCAAGCTCCTCCTGAATTTAGGTCAGGGTTTATCGGAATTATCGGTCGCCCGAATGTCGGTAAATCTACCTTGATGAATTATTTAGTTGGTCAAAAAATTGCTATTACTTCCCCCGTAGCTCAAACCACGCGAAACCGACTGCGGGGTATTTTGACGACTCCAGAAGCACAGATGATTTTTGTGGATACTCCTGGTATTCATAAACCCCACCACCAACTGGGTGAAGTGTTGGTACAAAATGCCAAAATTGCTATTGAATCAGTGGATGTGGTGCTATTTGTAGTGGATGGGACTAGTGCTTGTGGTGCTGGCGATCGCTACATCTTTGAATTACTCTATCGTAGTCAAACACCTGTGATTCTGGGGTTAAATAAAATTGATGGGCAACCCCCAAATCCAGAGAAAATTGACGAAAGTTACATACAACTGACAGAAAATACTCCCTGGCAAACGGTGAAATTTTCTGCCAAGACTGGGGAAGGTTTACCACATCTGCAACAAATCTTAATTGAAAACCTTGCACCTGGTCCCTATTATTATCCACCGGATTTGGTGACAGACCAACCGGAACGTTTTATCATGGGCGAATTAATTCGGGAACAAATTTTACTGCTAACACGGGAAGAAGTACCCCATTCTGTGGCGATCGCTATCGATAAAGTGGAAGAAACCCCTTCTCTCACCCGTGTGATTGCAACCATCAATGTTGAAAGGGATTCCCAAAAAGGTATTCTCATTGGGAAGGGTGGTTCTATGCTCAAATCCGTAGGTAGCGCAGCACGGGAGCAAATTCAGAAATTAATCGCTGGCAAGGTATATTTGGAGTTATTTGTCAAGGTACAACCAAAATGGCGACATTCGCGGATTCGGTTGGCAGAGTTAGGGTATCGTGTGGAGGAGTAGGTAATAAAAGAATTACTTGTGAATTTCGGAGCGAAGCAAGGTGACGAATCCTTTGAATTTACCACCCGGAGTGCTCACTTTAAGGGTATTAATTGTCGAAGATGATCCAATGATGCAATTGGGTTTAGAAAGTTCATTGCTGCTCTATCCCCAATTAGAAATTATTGGACAGGTTGAAGATGGTTATTTTGCCGTCCAAGCTGCACTACAATTAAAACCAGATGTGATCATCATGGACATTGGTTTACCACGTCTTGATGGTATCGCCGCAACTCAGAAAATCAAAGCAGCATTACCGACAACCCACGTTGTCATGTTGACTTCTCACCAAACAGAGACAGAAATTATTGCTGCATTATCTAGTGGTGCGGATGCCTATTGCATTAAAGGCGCAAGTGTAGAAAGATTAATAGGTG
The Calothrix sp. 336/3 DNA segment above includes these coding regions:
- the psbV gene encoding photosystem II cytochrome c-550, which produces MLRRFIGIFVATVLLTFQFVVNSASAVELDETTRSVKLNDKGDNIVLSLKQVKEGKQLFQFACAQCHAGGVTKTNQNVGLDPETLALATPPRNNINSLVDYMKNPTTYDGEEEISELHPSTKSADIFTEMRNLTDKDLEAIAGHILLQPKIVGDKWGGGKIYY
- the pgeF gene encoding peptidoglycan editing factor PgeF, translated to MLHTWQWQNWEGMPYLTCSILEDFTHGFFTQQFWLRPPEELTKILHPEALGYRLKQVHGNTVLTPREITNLLANSENSENTEEVKLAEGDGLMSETSLQAVWVASADCTPALIGDIVTGQVAAVHAGWRGTARKIIPQAIHRLLTTGSKLENLRIALGPAIAPEVYQVSTQTALEVGASIIPQDDANLLLAALESLPDSPILPDPHPDRLRLDVRRVNALQMEGLGISQEQIAIAPYCTFQSPEYFFSYRREKLKKVQWSGIVSR
- a CDS encoding SpoIIE family protein phosphatase is translated as MTDTETPKLKLMVIDDEPDNLELLYRTFRRDFQVFKATHARTALDILEKEGEMAVIITDQRMPEMNGTEFLGLTVERFPDTIRILLTGFTDVEDLVDAINAGQVFKYITKPWKPENLKLIVDQAADTYRVVKKRIHELQRTLRRESLFNGMTTAIRGSLDYHSMLENIVDTIGKSFDASYCLIRPVDGDRLTPESFFYENSKNIYNLSIDTTPLIEKVLASHEYQISSSHHENSCHQIAIPLTYQQHLLAILYVCHQGSDRQWQEEEIQLMTGVAEQAALALSQAKLYQRLQEKQQQIHAELEVARQIQNNLLRQVLPEVPEVRIQACCYPAREVGGDFFEVFAHPKGDLWLAVGDVSGKGVPAALFMASAISVLRRELSQETPAMPNVLMQNLNHALGEDLISNNCFITLFIARYTPTTKELVYANAGHIYPIIWSPLGETISEPNYLKVRGIPLGILTQWQAKFGQVSLNSGDILLLASDGITEAMVVKTTDTSDASQGNTDCAKPSMLNSEGLWQLLKQEPKPLSLDHLLARIQADNHTQEDDQTILSLEVL
- the era gene encoding GTPase Era, whose amino-acid sequence is MTVESQVNSIENDIFSTLGDVTIPQAPPEFRSGFIGIIGRPNVGKSTLMNYLVGQKIAITSPVAQTTRNRLRGILTTPEAQMIFVDTPGIHKPHHQLGEVLVQNAKIAIESVDVVLFVVDGTSACGAGDRYIFELLYRSQTPVILGLNKIDGQPPNPEKIDESYIQLTENTPWQTVKFSAKTGEGLPHLQQILIENLAPGPYYYPPDLVTDQPERFIMGELIREQILLLTREEVPHSVAIAIDKVEETPSLTRVIATINVERDSQKGILIGKGGSMLKSVGSAAREQIQKLIAGKVYLELFVKVQPKWRHSRIRLAELGYRVEE
- the def gene encoding peptide deformylase — its product is MPSEIAVEKKKLKKPPLELHFLGDRVLRQPAKRIAKVDEEIREIVRQMLQTMYSNDGIGLAAPQVGINKQLIVIDIEPDNPANPPLVLINPSIKQLAGEVCVAQEGCLSIPGVYMDVKRQDVLEIAYKDEYGRPRTLKADGLLSRCIQHEMDHLNGVVFVDRVENSLALAQELSKNGFSQQAVKPVT
- a CDS encoding biotin--[acetyl-CoA-carboxylase] ligase, giving the protein MGLNRDKLELALQKESKSTHIPFSLHILETVDSTNKALWSYLAAGAKTGTVVIATQQTAGRGQWGRQWVSPGGGLYLSVALQTEIAASNSYQLTFATAWGIAQGLRQQGVPVGIKWPNDLVINQRKLGGILTETKIQQGKITQAVIGVGINWDNQVPETGISLQSWQRANNSHQIPDLESLAAKVLWGIESGIQCFFQEGVNILMSHYLELLINIGDRVAVNEESGTVVGVNPQGELCVRMDTPQFKKLITSEICLQPGTISLGYKNSVDSGREKGEGLFCKLTE
- a CDS encoding response regulator transcription factor translates to MTNPLNLPPGVLTLRVLIVEDDPMMQLGLESSLLLYPQLEIIGQVEDGYFAVQAALQLKPDVIIMDIGLPRLDGIAATQKIKAALPTTHVVMLTSHQTETEIIAALSSGADAYCIKGASVERLIGAITAAVEGATYLDPQIARKVIDNLKPPSPKGNTAHLSERELEVLKLMVEGLSNPEIAEKLYVSTNTVKTHVRGIMNKLSVDDRVQAAVVALRTGIV
- a CDS encoding anti-sigma regulatory factor, giving the protein MKSELHVPSDLKFLTIVENWLLGCLEVQLKESTDWSKQVGRLRLALVEAYSNVVRHAHKEQPYLPVLIRLELKERDLAIEIWDRGEGYDTSDYAPPSPVEKQEGGYGWLIINRLMDKVEYQLQVDGGNCLKLELTFPEGKKSAE
- a CDS encoding aldehyde dehydrogenase family protein, producing MTFRCQNYINGQWLDAITSDTLESRNPANTEELVATFPRSNSPDVNAAVAAARHAYQTWRQIPAPTRAEYIFKVGEILTQYKEELAQLISQEMGKPIAEARGDVQEGIDCAFYSAGEGRRLYGQTTPSEMPNKFAMTVRVPIGVCALITPWNFPVAIPCWKAMPALVCGNTVILKPAEDTPACATKLIEIFAAAGFPPGVVNLVHGVGEEVGKALVEHPDVDLVSFTGSSQTGAEVGGICGRSHKRVCLEMGGKNAQIVMEDADLELALEGAIWGAFGTTGQRCTATSRLILHRDIKEKFTQMLQSRASQLRLGAAIDPNTEIGPIINHRQLQQVRQYIDIAREEGAKVVMGGDIAREGELGKGYFFLPTILDGVTPGMRVAQEEIFGPVVAVMEVNDFAEAIAIINNTNYGLSSSIYTRDINRAFAAIRDIEAGITYINGPTIGAEVHLPFGGVKRTGNGHREAGSTALDIFTEWKTVYVDFSGSLQRAQIDNRS
- a CDS encoding cellulase family glycosylhydrolase, translating into MSLPSPSPAKSMPRFLSFIPRVSWKAIALLSLILSFSFPVQSLTSNSPPSQYKVAQGMLMKNNQPYVGRGVNAMHTFGGSSQDMQGWGLDMVREFIGNFRDNPIQGEDAIQTEEGVWLHPLQKIVQENRAHGKVTILCPFGWDGSRKTKFLGRNPSQTEWWQDYQKRYREVAQYFQNQPDVWFEVWNEPYDWQGLNGYSDALWLQDMQTMVDNIRSIAATNIILVPGAETGQDERVILQRGAELLKNRINIAFDIHAYEKWLWQPQEIMEERIQRLQQGGFVVLFGEVAPLNASELMNPRVFLQAAQKMGVSVCAWLWKYDGSDTNALLTADGIPNDSNNNFWGSTYKTFALSPRNTQNLQPEARK